In Marivirga salinae, a single window of DNA contains:
- a CDS encoding LytR/AlgR family response regulator transcription factor, with translation MSEKFKILIVEDEMLIGANISLQLNELGYEVTGIVPRGEEALQHIEKTTPDIMLLDINLKGDLDGIQTAIEMQKTHNIPIIYLTANTDEAHFNRAKETKPFGFISKPFKKLDLQRTIELTISQMDKKIRMHTDSESLSSNSFILSDSIFVRHLNSMVKVEIKDILYIEAERNYCRIFSSTKEYLVVLSLKEMDEKLPAKHFLRTHRSYIINLSQIKEIAATHVVIGNKALPVTKVQREELLKRIQAI, from the coding sequence ATGAGCGAAAAGTTTAAAATATTAATTGTTGAAGATGAAATGCTGATTGGGGCAAATATTTCATTACAACTAAATGAATTGGGATATGAGGTTACTGGCATCGTTCCCAGAGGTGAAGAAGCACTTCAGCATATTGAGAAAACCACTCCTGACATCATGCTTCTGGATATAAATCTGAAAGGAGACTTAGATGGCATCCAGACCGCTATAGAGATGCAAAAAACACATAATATCCCCATTATTTATTTGACAGCTAATACTGATGAGGCACATTTCAACCGGGCTAAAGAAACCAAACCATTTGGATTTATATCCAAGCCTTTTAAAAAATTAGATTTACAACGGACGATCGAATTAACTATTAGCCAGATGGATAAGAAAATCAGAATGCATACTGATTCAGAATCTCTAAGCAGTAATTCTTTCATTTTAAGTGATAGTATTTTTGTAAGGCATTTAAATTCAATGGTTAAGGTAGAAATTAAGGACATCCTCTATATTGAAGCGGAACGGAATTATTGCCGAATATTTTCAAGTACTAAAGAATATTTGGTGGTCTTGTCGCTAAAAGAAATGGATGAAAAACTCCCTGCTAAGCATTTTCTAAGAACCCACCGTTCTTATATCATCAATCTTTCTCAAATTAAAGAGATAGCTGCAACTCATGTTGTGATAGGGAACAAAGCTCTTCCTGTCACAAAAGTGCAAAGGGAAGAATTGTTAAAGCGCATACAAGCTATTTAA
- a CDS encoding acyltransferase family protein: MKALTQKTERLHSLDSLRAIMMMLGIVLHTAITYTGGEPGPGWPIKDPEASNELLKWLGYTIHNFRMPIFMLVAGFFAALLFYERSPNKMIVNRMKRIVLPFILFVILLWPLVQLGFSYSQQIFGLAHTYTFSSFFENPFNLIPDRTMHLWFLYYLIMFSVVSFGLGKLMQHFPSLTKQISKVFNQVITRPLLKLVILSLITFLILLSMDAYWVATSLSFVPDGGTFSFYFFFYLTGWIFFKSKHLLSSFMQFDRLFTFLGLGIFTLYFLADTTEFSNALTAGIRSVTCWLFIFGFTGLFLRYFSKHSAIGRYISDSAYWVYLLHLPLTAFLPGLLAGWAIPALLKFTIVASATTFICFFTYHYFVRATFIGEFLNGRKYSRKLDDIKPLEKPVMPNMTLVTDDK, encoded by the coding sequence ATGAAAGCTTTAACTCAGAAAACCGAACGACTACATTCTCTGGATTCACTCAGAGCCATTATGATGATGCTAGGTATCGTATTACACACCGCCATCACTTATACTGGTGGTGAACCTGGTCCTGGCTGGCCAATAAAAGATCCAGAGGCAAGCAACGAATTGTTAAAATGGCTGGGCTATACCATTCATAATTTCAGGATGCCCATTTTTATGTTGGTAGCTGGTTTCTTTGCTGCCCTCCTATTTTATGAGCGATCACCAAATAAAATGATTGTTAACAGGATGAAGAGAATCGTACTCCCATTTATCCTTTTTGTTATCTTACTCTGGCCACTGGTACAACTCGGTTTTTCATATTCACAACAGATCTTTGGACTTGCTCATACTTATACCTTCTCTAGTTTTTTCGAAAATCCCTTTAACCTTATCCCCGATCGGACCATGCACTTATGGTTTTTATATTATCTGATAATGTTTTCTGTGGTCTCTTTCGGTTTAGGTAAACTGATGCAGCATTTTCCTTCCCTAACGAAGCAAATAAGCAAGGTATTCAATCAAGTGATTACAAGGCCATTGCTAAAACTGGTAATACTATCACTCATTACTTTTTTGATATTGCTATCGATGGATGCTTACTGGGTGGCCACCTCACTAAGTTTTGTGCCTGATGGTGGTACTTTTAGCTTTTACTTCTTCTTCTATTTAACTGGATGGATATTCTTTAAGTCAAAGCATTTATTATCATCCTTCATGCAATTTGACAGACTGTTTACTTTCTTAGGCCTAGGTATATTTACCCTCTACTTTTTAGCGGACACAACAGAATTCTCTAATGCGCTAACAGCAGGTATCAGATCGGTGACTTGTTGGCTCTTTATTTTTGGTTTCACAGGTTTGTTTTTGAGGTATTTTAGTAAGCATTCGGCAATTGGGCGCTACATTTCAGATTCCGCCTATTGGGTGTATTTACTTCACTTGCCCCTAACTGCATTTTTGCCAGGATTACTGGCAGGCTGGGCGATACCTGCCTTACTTAAATTCACCATTGTTGCATCAGCTACAACCTTTATTTGCTTTTTCACCTACCACTATTTTGTGCGAGCAACCTTTATTGGGGAGTTCCTAAACGGAAGAAAATATTCCAGAAAACTCGATGATATAAAACCTTTGGAGAAGCCGGTGATGCCCAATATGACTTTAGTAACTGATGACAAATGA